From a region of the Mercurialis annua linkage group LG1-X, ddMerAnnu1.2, whole genome shotgun sequence genome:
- the LOC126664484 gene encoding agamous-like MADS-box protein AGL104: MGRVKLEIKRIENTTNRQVTFSKRRNGLIKKAYELSILCDIDVALIMFSPSGRLSHFSGKKRIEDVFARYVNLPDQEREHAIYPERSRHRDFQNKEYLLRTLQQLKSENDIALHLANPTTINSDVEELQQEVSNLQQQLHIAEEQIRTYEPDPMKLPSMRELESSEKNLVDTLTRVMQRKEFLLSNHLSYDPSSVQQATFEDDVIGWLPNGDQNHAQSFPTSAPQNHAQFFDNLRDLSSTMYDPLLQGSSSNGDQTHNMGECHVTNTNNTNFSTWSQPYSSAGLHSATIQPPSLYSHQVQHGMVGPNIANMMPREQIEIAMSGQHVHMENEAANYESRVPQLN; encoded by the exons atggGACGTGTTAAATTGGAGATAAAAAGAATAGAGAATACTACAAATCGACAAGTTACATTTTCAAAACGTAGAAATGGACTCATTAAGAAAGCTTATGAACTTTCTATTCTTTGTGATATCGATGTTGCACTCATTATGTTCTCTCCTTCTGGACGTCTTAGCCATTTTTCCGGTAAAAAAag AATCGAGGATGTCTTTGCTCGTTACGTTAATCTCCCAGACCAAGAAAGAGAACA TGCTATATATCCTGAACGTAGCAGACATCG CGATTTTCAAAACAAAGAG TATTTGCTAAGGACATTACAGCAACTTAAGAGCGAAAATGATATTGCTCTTCACCTTGCCAA TCCGACGACTATCAACTCTGATGTCGAG GAGCTCCAACAAGAAGTTTCTAATTTGCAGCAACAACTCCATATTGCAGAGGAACAAATAAG aACATATGAGCCAGACCCAATGAAATTGCCATCAATGAGAGAGCTGGAATCAAGTGAGAAAAATCTTGTTGACACCTTAACACGTGTTATGCAAAGAAAG GAATTTTTATTGAGCAACCACCTATCTTATGATCCGTCTAGCGTGCAG CAAGCGACTTTCGAAGATGATGTTATTGGATGGTTACCCAACGGTGATCAAAACCATGCCCAATCTTTTCCGACTTCTGCACCTCAAAATCATGctcaattttttgataatttaag AGATCTATCGTCGACAATGTATGATCCATTGTTGCAAGGAAGTAGCTCAAATGGAGATCAGACGCACAATATGGGAGAATGTCATGTTACAAACACTAATAATACTAATTTCTCGACATGGTCTCAGCCGTATAGTTCGGCGGGGCTCCATTCCGCCACCATTCAGCCGCCCTCCTTATACTCTCACCAAGTTCAG CATGGGATGGTGGGTCCAAACATTGCAAATATGATGCCACGTGAGCAAATTGAAATTGCAATGAGTGGCCAGCATGTACATATGGAGAATGAAGCTGCAAATTATGAGAGCAGAGTACCTCAACTTAATTAA
- the LOC126664809 gene encoding heavy metal-associated isoprenylated plant protein 24 codes for MGVAGTVEYLSDLLSSVKKPKKKKQTQTVALKIRMDCDGCARKVKSVLSGVKGAKSVDVDLKQQKVTVTGYVEPKKVLKAAQSTKKKVEMWPYVPYTFVANPYVSQAYDKKAPPNHVRAVPVTATITETTVDDQYTNIFSDENPNACSIM; via the exons ATGGGAGTTGCAGGCACTGTGGAATACTTATCTGATTTACTCAGCAGTGTCAAGAAACCTAAGAAAAAGAAGCAAACACAAACTGTAGCTCTCAAAATCAGAATGGACTGTGATGGCTGTGCACGTAAAGTCAAGAGTGTCCTCTCCGGCGTTAAAG GAGCTAAATCAGTGGACGTAGACTTGAAGCAGCAGAAGGTGACGGTGACTGGTTACGTGGAGCCTAAGAAAGTATTGAAGGCAGCTCAATCAACAAAAAAGAAGGTCGAGATGTGGCCTTATGTTCCTTACACTTTCGTAGCTAATCCATATGTGTCTCAAGCATATGACAAGAAGGCGCCGCCTAATCACGTCAGAGCTGTTCCGGTCACCGCCACCATTACTGAAACCACCGTGGACGATCAGTACACCAACATATTTAGTGATGAAAACCCAAATGCTTGCTCCATCATGTAG
- the LOC126665958 gene encoding aspartic proteinase-like protein 1 isoform X1 translates to MMAKKNHRAELLLISMCFFCFLFCSSIGISSSSLLFSSKLIHRYSDEAKSLGLLSTNRNNGNASTQTWPETNTFHYLQLLLSNDLKRQKMKLGSQNQLLFPSHGSRTLFFGNDLDWLHYTWIDIGTPNLSFLVAVDAGSDLLWLPCDCIQCAPLSSTFYSSLDRDLSEYRPSLSSSSTHLSCNHQLCDLGSHCKNLRDDPCPYVANYGDSENTSSSGFLIEDKLHLASVSLNSNSTQKQMQASVVLGCGRKQTGGYLDGAAPDGVMGLGPGDISVPSLLAKAGLIPKSFSLCFDVNGSGTILFGDLGHTSQKSTPLLPLQGRYDAYLIEVESYCVGNSCLEQSGFKALVDSGSSFTYLPTDVYNKIVLEFDKQVNAERISSQGGPWNYCYNVSSKQLNDIPAMRLQFLMNQSLLIHNSTYYVPQNQEFTVFCLTLQPIDYNYGIIGQNYMTGYRVVFNMEDLKLGWSSSNCQDISDETEVNIAPPRDDGSPNPLPTNEQQSIPNKHAVAPAVAGRTSSKPSVASKHIPCLHLHISSLTLLLHMYLFVLHI, encoded by the exons ATGATGGCGAAGAAGAATCACCGTGCGGAGTTGCTGTTAATTAGTATGTGCTTTTTCTGCTTTCTTTTTTGTTCTTCAATTGGAATCTCTTCCTCTTCTTTATTATTCTCTTCAAAGCTCATTCACCGTTACTCCGACGAAGCTAAATCACTTGGTTTACTATCAACAAACCGAAATAACGGCAATGCCAGTACCCAAACATGGCCTGAAACAAATACTTTCCACTACTTGCAGTTATTACTCAGTAACGACTTGAAACGCCAAAAAATGAAACTGGGTTCTCAAAATCAGCTGCTCTTCCCTTCCCATGGAAGCCGTACTCTCTTCTTCGGCAATGATCTTGACTG GTTACATTACACGTGGATCGATATAGGAACACCAAATTTATCATTTCTTGTAGCTGTGGATGCTGGTAGTGATTTACTTTGGCTCCCTTGTGATTGCATACAATGTGCTCCATTATCTTCTACTTTCTACTCTTCTCTG gatagagatttaagcgagtACAGACCGTCTTTATCGAGTTCAAGCACACACCTTTCTTGCAATCATCAGCTTTGTGATTTGGGTTCTCATTGCAAGAATCTTAGGGACGACCCTTGTCCTTATGTTGCTAATTATGGTGATTCTGAAAATACTTCGAGTTCTGGGTTTTTGATCGAAGATAAGTTGCATTTGGCTTCTGTCAGCCTTAATTCAAATTCAACACAGAAGCAAATGCAGGCTTCTGTTGTTTTAGG CTGTGGTAGGAAACAAACTGGTGGCTATTTGGATGGAGCTGCTCCTGATGGTGTTATGGGACTAGGACCTGGAGACATTTCTGTTCCAAGTTTACTTGCCAAAGCTGGATTGATTCCGAAGTCTTTCTCGCTCTGTTTTGATGTGAATGGTTCAGGGACGATTCTGTTCGGCGACTTAGGTCATACATCCCAAAAATCGACACCTTTGCTGCCTTTACAAGGAAGATA TGATGCTTATCTTATTGAGGTAGAGTCGTATTGCGTTGGTAATTCTTGTCTTGAGCAATCTGGATTCAAAGCATTGGTTGACAGTGGTTCATCTTTCACATATCTTCCAACTGATGTCTATAATAAGATTGTGTTAGAG TTCGATAAACAAGTGAATGCCGAAAGGATCAGCTCCCAAGGAGGCCCGTGGAACTATTGCTACAATGTCAG TTCAAAGCAGCTAAATGACATTCCTGCAATGCGACTTCAGTTCCTTATGAACCAAAGCCTTTTAATTCATAACTCCACGTATTATGTTCCCCAAAATCAG GAATTCACCGTGTTCTGCTTAACACTGCAGCCAATTGATTACAACTATGGAATTATCGGAC AGAATTACATGACAGGCTATCGTGTAGTTTTTAACATGGAGGATCTGAAACTGGGTTGGTCTAGTTCCAATT GTCAAGATATAAGTGATGAAACAGAAGTGAATATTGCACCACCTCGCGATGATGGATCACCAAATCCATTACCAACCAATGAGCAGCAAAGCATACCCAATAAGCATGCAGTTGCACCTGCTGTTGCTGGTAGAACTTCTTCTAAACCATCTGTGGCATCCAAGCATATTCCCTGCCTGCACCTTCATATAAGTTCATTAACCTTGCTACTGCATATGTATCTCTTTGTTTTGCATATCTAA
- the LOC126665958 gene encoding aspartic proteinase-like protein 1 isoform X2: MKLGSQNQLLFPSHGSRTLFFGNDLDWLHYTWIDIGTPNLSFLVAVDAGSDLLWLPCDCIQCAPLSSTFYSSLDRDLSEYRPSLSSSSTHLSCNHQLCDLGSHCKNLRDDPCPYVANYGDSENTSSSGFLIEDKLHLASVSLNSNSTQKQMQASVVLGCGRKQTGGYLDGAAPDGVMGLGPGDISVPSLLAKAGLIPKSFSLCFDVNGSGTILFGDLGHTSQKSTPLLPLQGRYDAYLIEVESYCVGNSCLEQSGFKALVDSGSSFTYLPTDVYNKIVLEFDKQVNAERISSQGGPWNYCYNVSSKQLNDIPAMRLQFLMNQSLLIHNSTYYVPQNQEFTVFCLTLQPIDYNYGIIGQNYMTGYRVVFNMEDLKLGWSSSNCQDISDETEVNIAPPRDDGSPNPLPTNEQQSIPNKHAVAPAVAGRTSSKPSVASKHIPCLHLHISSLTLLLHMYLFVLHI, from the exons ATGAAACTGGGTTCTCAAAATCAGCTGCTCTTCCCTTCCCATGGAAGCCGTACTCTCTTCTTCGGCAATGATCTTGACTG GTTACATTACACGTGGATCGATATAGGAACACCAAATTTATCATTTCTTGTAGCTGTGGATGCTGGTAGTGATTTACTTTGGCTCCCTTGTGATTGCATACAATGTGCTCCATTATCTTCTACTTTCTACTCTTCTCTG gatagagatttaagcgagtACAGACCGTCTTTATCGAGTTCAAGCACACACCTTTCTTGCAATCATCAGCTTTGTGATTTGGGTTCTCATTGCAAGAATCTTAGGGACGACCCTTGTCCTTATGTTGCTAATTATGGTGATTCTGAAAATACTTCGAGTTCTGGGTTTTTGATCGAAGATAAGTTGCATTTGGCTTCTGTCAGCCTTAATTCAAATTCAACACAGAAGCAAATGCAGGCTTCTGTTGTTTTAGG CTGTGGTAGGAAACAAACTGGTGGCTATTTGGATGGAGCTGCTCCTGATGGTGTTATGGGACTAGGACCTGGAGACATTTCTGTTCCAAGTTTACTTGCCAAAGCTGGATTGATTCCGAAGTCTTTCTCGCTCTGTTTTGATGTGAATGGTTCAGGGACGATTCTGTTCGGCGACTTAGGTCATACATCCCAAAAATCGACACCTTTGCTGCCTTTACAAGGAAGATA TGATGCTTATCTTATTGAGGTAGAGTCGTATTGCGTTGGTAATTCTTGTCTTGAGCAATCTGGATTCAAAGCATTGGTTGACAGTGGTTCATCTTTCACATATCTTCCAACTGATGTCTATAATAAGATTGTGTTAGAG TTCGATAAACAAGTGAATGCCGAAAGGATCAGCTCCCAAGGAGGCCCGTGGAACTATTGCTACAATGTCAG TTCAAAGCAGCTAAATGACATTCCTGCAATGCGACTTCAGTTCCTTATGAACCAAAGCCTTTTAATTCATAACTCCACGTATTATGTTCCCCAAAATCAG GAATTCACCGTGTTCTGCTTAACACTGCAGCCAATTGATTACAACTATGGAATTATCGGAC AGAATTACATGACAGGCTATCGTGTAGTTTTTAACATGGAGGATCTGAAACTGGGTTGGTCTAGTTCCAATT GTCAAGATATAAGTGATGAAACAGAAGTGAATATTGCACCACCTCGCGATGATGGATCACCAAATCCATTACCAACCAATGAGCAGCAAAGCATACCCAATAAGCATGCAGTTGCACCTGCTGTTGCTGGTAGAACTTCTTCTAAACCATCTGTGGCATCCAAGCATATTCCCTGCCTGCACCTTCATATAAGTTCATTAACCTTGCTACTGCATATGTATCTCTTTGTTTTGCATATCTAA
- the LOC126666151 gene encoding uncharacterized protein LOC126666151, with amino-acid sequence MLQQDEKEDKADPTLAEMFIATRKRKAGRSYKESREDTTSKISKLQELLNSENDSFFTVIGERPPGRAFLYGRGVTRTNLKNGVGCSSSIIIPEELGQSITDKIRKELKDQFDKEMAGYKALFESVMSQVNPIVVEPSENSDSESAQF; translated from the exons ATGTTGCAGCAAGATGAAAAGGAGGATAAGGCTGATCCGACTTTGGCGGAAATGTTCATTGCCACGCGCAAGAGAAAAGCGGGCCGTTCATACAAGGAATCAAGGGAAGATACAACTAGCAAAATT TCCAAATTGCAGGAGCTCCTAAACAGTGAAAATGATTCTTTTTTCACTGTTATAGGTGAGAGGCCTCCCGGTCGTGCATTTCTGTATGGAAGAGGGGTCACAAGAACCAATTTGAAGAACGGAGTAGGATGCAGTTCTTCAATAATTATACCCGAAGAGCTTGGGCAATCTATCACGGACAAGATACGGAAAGAACTGAAAGATCAATTTGACAAGGAGATGGCTGGGTATAAGGCGTTATTTGAAAGTGTTATGTCTCAAGTGAATCCTATAGTAGTTGAACCAAGTGAAAATTCGGATTCTGAAAGCGCTCAATTTTGA